A part of Homoserinibacter sp. YIM 151385 genomic DNA contains:
- a CDS encoding acylneuraminate cytidylyltransferase gives MSVIAVIPARGGSKGVPFKNLRTVGGVPLIARAVRAALAASAVDRVIVSTDDLDIATAALAAGAEVVDRPEELADDGASSESALLHALEHLRERGDAPAGQLVFLQATSPFIDPAALDDAVRRVRDGEEDVVFSAVETHVFLWRDGGAGATGVNHDAAHRPRRQDREPHYAETGAFYVMDAAGFRAAGHRFFGRVGIALVDPRGAVEIDDVDDLDLAEAIAPVIDGEAGARADTAVASGAELLSSREQPIDAEAVVTDFDGVHTDDRVIVSDDGHEYVIANRADGMGVRLLREAGVPMLILSTEVHSVVAARARKLQVDVIHGSDDKAAALQYWAEEHGVDLAKVAYLGNDVNDLGCLDLVGWPVSVADANPEVRAASRIVLQSPGGHGAVRELADRVLRGRADHRRKRSRERAGS, from the coding sequence GTGTCCGTGATCGCCGTCATCCCCGCGCGCGGGGGCTCCAAGGGCGTGCCGTTCAAGAACCTGCGCACGGTCGGCGGGGTGCCCCTCATCGCGCGTGCCGTGCGGGCTGCGCTCGCCGCCTCCGCGGTCGACCGCGTGATCGTCTCGACCGACGACCTCGACATCGCGACCGCCGCGCTCGCCGCCGGCGCCGAGGTCGTCGACCGGCCGGAGGAGCTCGCCGACGACGGCGCGAGCTCCGAGTCGGCCCTGCTCCATGCGCTCGAGCACCTCCGGGAGCGCGGCGACGCGCCCGCCGGGCAGCTCGTGTTCCTCCAGGCGACCTCGCCCTTCATCGACCCGGCCGCCCTCGACGACGCCGTGCGCCGGGTGCGCGACGGCGAGGAGGATGTCGTCTTCTCCGCCGTCGAGACGCACGTCTTCCTCTGGCGCGACGGCGGCGCGGGCGCGACGGGCGTCAACCACGACGCCGCCCACCGCCCCCGCCGCCAGGACCGCGAGCCCCACTACGCCGAGACGGGCGCCTTCTACGTGATGGACGCCGCCGGCTTCCGCGCCGCCGGGCACCGCTTCTTCGGCCGCGTCGGCATCGCGCTCGTCGACCCGCGCGGCGCCGTGGAGATCGACGACGTCGACGACCTCGACCTCGCGGAGGCGATCGCGCCCGTCATCGACGGCGAGGCGGGGGCGCGCGCCGACACGGCCGTCGCCTCCGGCGCGGAGCTCCTCTCGAGCCGCGAGCAGCCGATCGACGCCGAGGCCGTCGTCACCGACTTCGACGGCGTCCACACCGACGACCGCGTCATCGTGAGCGACGACGGGCACGAGTACGTCATCGCGAACCGCGCCGACGGGATGGGGGTGCGGCTGCTCCGCGAGGCGGGCGTCCCCATGCTCATCCTCTCGACCGAGGTGCACTCGGTCGTCGCCGCGCGGGCCCGCAAGCTGCAGGTGGATGTCATCCACGGCAGCGACGACAAGGCCGCGGCCCTGCAGTACTGGGCCGAGGAGCACGGGGTCGACCTCGCGAAGGTCGCCTACCTCGGCAACGACGTCAACGACCTCGGCTGCCTCGACCTCGTCGGGTGGCCGGTGAGCGTCGCGGACGCCAATCCGGAGGTGCGGGCCGCGTCCCGCATCGTCCTCCAGTCTCCCGGCGGCCACGGCGCCGTCCGGGAGCTCGCCGACCGCGTCCTCCGCGGTCGAGCGGATCACCGCAGGAAGCGCAGCAGGGAGCGAGCCGGATCATGA